One stretch of Spirochaeta lutea DNA includes these proteins:
- the pyk gene encoding pyruvate kinase produces MNTLRQTKIVGTLGPASDNQEIMENLLKAGLNVARFNFSHGTHEEQLSRITAMRAASKKTGIPVALLLDTKGPEIRTGLAENGGPYTLTSGTTVWVTTDEVPCNQETISISYKDLPGEIHPGNHILIADGLIDLLVKETDGVSSITCEVRNGGTLGSRKNVNVPGVRTKLPAITDKDREDILFAITHGMDFIAASFVRKPSDVLEIQSILAEHDSPIRVIAKIEDQEGLDNIKEIVRVAHGIMVARGDLGVQLRSEEIPLAQKRIIQLCNTLNKPVITATQMLDSMISNPQPTRAETNDVANAIFDGTDAVMLSGETANGAYPIKAVATMDAIARTIESSPEYRKVCRELFFGHEHNHEIGMAVARAAHLVAEDIHAEAMVTPTLRGNTPKLISKFRPPYKVIAATVSETVQRQLLLHWGVYPLLTEYVRDSELMIQNALRLSLKNNLIQMLDKVVTAAGIPLNSPIMINTVKVHFIGNILNRGHHGFGGVCSGKIVKARNAQEALRAAELHDIEILVTPSITPEYIPMLSRVHGIILEYRSEVPPEELIASNPELVLVADVKDALRQFEAGQYVSLDGEEKIIYEGLIEG; encoded by the coding sequence ATGAACACCCTACGCCAGACTAAAATTGTTGGAACCCTTGGACCCGCGAGTGATAACCAGGAGATTATGGAAAACCTTCTTAAGGCCGGCCTCAATGTAGCCCGGTTTAATTTTTCCCATGGAACTCATGAGGAACAGCTCTCCCGTATAACGGCCATGCGTGCCGCCAGCAAAAAGACGGGTATTCCTGTGGCTCTTCTGCTGGACACCAAGGGGCCGGAGATTAGGACCGGTCTGGCTGAGAACGGGGGCCCCTACACCTTGACCTCTGGCACGACGGTCTGGGTAACCACCGATGAGGTTCCCTGCAACCAGGAAACCATCTCTATTTCGTATAAGGACCTGCCCGGGGAGATTCATCCGGGAAATCATATTCTAATCGCTGATGGTCTCATTGATCTGCTGGTAAAGGAGACCGATGGAGTATCATCCATCACCTGCGAGGTACGGAACGGAGGGACGCTGGGCAGCAGAAAAAACGTCAATGTGCCCGGGGTACGAACCAAACTTCCTGCGATTACCGATAAAGACCGGGAGGATATTCTCTTCGCGATTACCCACGGAATGGATTTTATCGCAGCAAGTTTTGTGCGAAAACCATCCGACGTACTAGAGATACAATCCATCCTTGCCGAGCATGATTCCCCAATCCGTGTGATTGCAAAAATTGAGGATCAGGAAGGTTTGGATAATATCAAGGAGATTGTGCGGGTTGCCCACGGGATCATGGTTGCCCGGGGAGACCTCGGTGTCCAGCTACGGAGCGAGGAGATTCCACTGGCCCAGAAACGTATTATTCAGCTCTGTAACACCCTGAATAAACCGGTAATCACGGCAACCCAAATGCTGGATTCCATGATCAGTAACCCCCAGCCCACCCGGGCGGAAACCAATGATGTGGCAAATGCTATTTTCGACGGTACCGATGCGGTGATGCTGAGCGGCGAAACCGCCAACGGCGCCTACCCTATCAAGGCGGTGGCTACCATGGATGCTATTGCCCGCACGATTGAAAGCAGTCCTGAATACCGGAAGGTCTGCCGGGAACTATTTTTCGGACATGAGCATAACCACGAAATTGGGATGGCGGTGGCGCGGGCAGCCCACCTGGTAGCGGAAGATATCCATGCCGAGGCGATGGTTACTCCGACATTACGGGGCAACACCCCTAAACTGATCAGCAAGTTCCGTCCACCCTACAAGGTCATTGCGGCCACGGTTTCCGAAACGGTTCAACGCCAGCTCCTATTGCACTGGGGGGTGTACCCGCTGCTAACCGAGTATGTCCGGGATTCCGAGCTCATGATTCAGAATGCCCTCAGGCTGTCATTGAAGAATAATCTCATTCAGATGCTCGACAAGGTTGTGACTGCCGCGGGTATTCCGCTCAACAGCCCGATCATGATTAATACCGTCAAGGTTCACTTTATCGGGAATATTCTGAACCGCGGGCACCATGGTTTCGGCGGGGTATGCTCAGGTAAGATTGTGAAAGCGCGCAATGCCCAGGAAGCACTGCGGGCAGCCGAACTGCATGATATAGAAATTCTCGTTACCCCGAGCATAACCCCTGAGTACATCCCTATGCTTTCCCGGGTTCACGGCATCATACTTGAGTACAGATCAGAGGTTCCCCCTGAAGAGCTCATTGCCTCCAATCCTGAGCTCGTCTTGGTGGCTGATGTTAAGGATGCCCTCCGGCAATTTGAGGC